A DNA window from Coffea arabica cultivar ET-39 chromosome 6c, Coffea Arabica ET-39 HiFi, whole genome shotgun sequence contains the following coding sequences:
- the LOC140008671 gene encoding uncharacterized protein, whose amino-acid sequence MQIDKPPDGSRGTFQRLYYCLYACKKGFLDGCRPIIGLDGCFLKTAFGGQLLSALGRDGNDNMVPIAFAVVEIERYDSWKWFLELLMADLGMGRDNIPWTFISDRQKGLVHAVNELFPNSEHRFCLRHILNESFNNYILEARELPIIGMLEWIRRRLMQRIQTKRSRMQKFQGEICPNIAEKIDKNQRLSRTFVATWDGGHKYEVDCGYPCAHACAAIGVCRLPIKNYVHACYTRAEYLKTYAYTITPVPSDIYWITAEEESINPPAVRRMPGRPKKLCRRAQDEPKKGQAPKASAAEPIAESSTQPQSTSKGAPAARSTTMTSKQARKPVHGTNMSGGNSADATTAIATTATTPTITDVLRKLRPKRSKAIQP is encoded by the exons ATGCAGATTGACAAGCCTCCTGATGGTTCAAGGGGTACATTTCAAAGGTTATATTATTGCTTATATGCCTGTAAGAAGGGTTTTCTTGATGGTTGTAGACCAATAATTGGTCTAGATGGCTGTTTCCTTAAGACAGCATTTGGTGGACAATTATTATCAGCACTTGGCAGAGATGGCAACGACAACATGGTGCCAATAGCATTTGCAGTGGTAGAGATAGAGCGGTATGACTCCTGGAAATGGTTTTTGGAGTTGCTAATGGCTGATTTGGGCATGGGAAGAGATAACATTCCTTGGACCTTTATCTCAGATAGACAGAAAGGGCTTGTGCATGCTGTGAATGAACTATTTCCAAATTCAGAGCATAGATTTTGCTTGAGGCATAT CCTAAATGAGTCATTCAACAACTATATATTAGAAGCAAGAGAGTTACCTATCATTGGGATGCTTGAATGGATAAGGAGGAGATTGATGCAGAGAATTCAAACAAAGAGATCTAGAATGCAAAAGTTTCAAGGAGAGATCTGTCCTAATATAGCAGAAAAGATCGACAAGAATCAGAGGTTGAGTAGGACATTTGTTGCGACCTGGGACGGTGGTCACAAGTATGAGGTCGACTGTG GTTATCCTTGTGCCCATGCATGTGCGGCGATAGGAGTGTGTAGATTACCTATTAAAAATTATGTGCATGCTTGCTACACTAGAGCAGAATACCTGAAAACATATGCATATACTATCACACCTGTTCCAAGTGATATTTACTGGATAACAGCTGAAGAAGAGTCCATAAACCCCCCTGCGGTTAGGAGAATGCCTGGTAGACCAAAGAAACTATGCCGGAGAGCACAAGATGAGCCTAAGAAGGGTCAA GCACCTAAAGCAAGCGCAGCTGAACCAATTGCTGAGTCGTCCACTCAACCACAGTCAACTAGTAAAGGAGCTCCTGCTGCACGAAGTACCACAATGACTAGCAAACAAGCTAGGAAG CCTGTGCATGGTACGAATATGAGTGGGGGTAACAGTGCTGATGCCACCACTGCAATAGCAACCACAGCCACAACTCCAACTATTACTGATGTCTTGCGAAAGTTAAGGCCAAAGAGATCAAAAGCTATCCAGCCTTAA